In one Rhopalosiphum padi isolate XX-2018 chromosome 3, ASM2088224v1, whole genome shotgun sequence genomic region, the following are encoded:
- the LOC132926261 gene encoding uncharacterized protein LOC132926261: MSLLDMSLTGAGGVEGVLVPCNPEAVDGIQIRPGMEEAGMEVDGCRPEARVSSFPEKVRIVGRDLDKLLLAEKEKKKLSAAAHRSILEIRDRYEVLLDEACRQNTVLLGRIEEARTRHVCRAPDRVTAKVTEKKEAPPPKVGVKTKPPKKKQVEVPVPPSKKKEKTEGQFTEVVSKKTRKKKKKKAIKTAETAGPLAPDKTRRAIDKVKARAPARAFIVSVGEAGTGEAKRQLWADLVKGVGAPRISIATSLPRGDILVKPADEGTYKALKDMEVAGKRVREEAAKWPTVLIYDVDRDVTRESLPGRIVDQNQELGLDKESVVPLFMKGSKTDEQVWWVCSVRPSSYRLVVGKSLYIGMSRCRVKEYVDVVRCFKCQHFGHKASKCQAKVDTCGRCAVQGHRAKDCQRASVKCANCGLRFQSGHKDCSALVKATFMVARRTDFGKK, from the coding sequence ATGAGCCTCCTGGACATGTCCTTGACGGGTGCTGGGGGTGTGGAGGGGGTTTTGGTGCCGTGCAACCCGGAGGCGGTTGACGGTATCCAAATAAGACCGGGCATGGAGGAGGCTGGTATGGAGGTAGACGGTTGTCGACCTGAGGCCAGGGTGTCCTCCTTCCCGGAGAAGGTTAGGATCGTAGGAAGGGATCTAGATAAGCTCCTTCTCGCCGAGAAGGAGAAGAAGAAGTTGTCGGCGGCCGCTCATCGGTCAATTTTGGAAATTAGGGATAGGTACGAGGTTCTTCTGGATGAGGCTTGCCGGCAGAACACCGTTCTGCTGGGAAGGATAGAGGAGGCCAGGACAAGGCATGTGTGTAGGGCGCCGGATAGGGTGACGGCTAAGGTCACCGAGAAGAAGGAGGCGCCACCTCCGAAGGTGGGGGTGAAAACAAAGCCCCCTAAGAAGAAGCAGGTGGAGGTACCCGTACCTCCATCGAAGAAGAAGGAAAAAACCGAAGGGCAATTCACAGAGGTGGTGTCCAAGAAGACgaggaagaagaagaagaagaaggcCATCAAGACAGCCGAGACTGCGGGGCCGTTGGCCCCTGATAAGACGCGTCGAGCCATTGATAAGGTGAAGGCAAGGGCTCCGGCCCGTGCCTTCATCGTGTCGGTCGGCGAGGCGGGCACCGGGGAGGCCAAGAGGCAACTCTGGGCCGACCTGGTTAAGGGGGTGGGGGCCCCCAGGATCAGTATTGCAACATCACTCCCGAGAGGAGACATCTTGGTGAAGCCGGCGGATGAGGGCACGTACAAAGCCCTCAAGGACATGGAGGTGGCAGGGAAGAGAGTGAGAGAGGAAGCGGCCAAGTGGCCGACTGTCCTGATTTATGACGTGGACAGGGATGTGACGCGTGAGAGTCTACCGGGGAGGATCGTGGATCAGAACCAGGAGCTAGGTTTGGACAAGGAGTCTGTCGTACCCCTCTTCATGAAGGGTAGCAAGACAGACGAGCAGGTCTGGTGGGTCTGCTCCGTCAGGCCTAGCAGCTATAGGCTAGTCGTAGGGAAGAGCCTATACATTGGCATGTCCAGGTGCAGGGTAAAAGAGTACGTTGACGTGGTCAGGTGCTTCAAGTGCCAGCACTTCGGGCATAAGGCCTCTAAGTGTCAGGCGAAGGTGGACACTTGTGGGCGCTGTGCAGTCCAGGGTCATAGGGCTAAGGACTGCCAGAGAGCGTCAGTCAAGTGCGCCAACTGTGGTCTGAGGTTCCAGTCGGGACACAAAGACTGCTCGGCTTTGGTGAAGGCGACCTTCATGGTCGCTCGTAGGACAGATTTCGGAAAGAAATGA